Genomic window (Synechococcus sp. LA31):
AGGTAGATGTGATCGATGCGCCAGCCCTGGTCACGGTCCCAGGCGCCGCTGCGGTAATCCCACCAGCTCCAGTGGCCGCTGGACGGTTCGAACACACGAAACGCATCGGTGAGGCGCCCCGCAAGGGCAGCCTGCAGGGCCTGGCGTTCGGGGGCGCTGGCCATGATCCCGCCGGTGAGGCGTTCGGGATCATGCAAATCGCACGCTTCGAGGCCGATGTTGAAGTCGCCCACCATGCAGAGCGGATCAGCCTGAGCTTCCTGCCTCTCCAAATAGCGCTTCAGGCATCCCAACCACTGCAGCTTGTAGGGGTACTTCTCACTGGAGAGTGAGCTGCCATTAGGCACATAAAGATTGAGCACCCGCACTCCGTCGATCAGGGCGCTGATCACGCGCTTCTGGTCACTCAGCGCCGATGCTTCCGGATCGTTGGGCAGCAGGGCGGTGAAGCCGATCTGCTCATCTTCAATCGGTAGCCGGCTGATCAAGGCCACGCCGTTGTAGGCCTTCTGGCCACTGATAGCGCAGCTGTAGCCGAGCTCCTCGAAGGCGGCATGGGGAAACAGCTCATCGGCCACCTTTGTTTCCTGAAGGCAGAGCACATCGGGCTGTGCCTGCTTCAGCCAGGTCAGCACCTGATCAAGCCGCGTGCGCACGGAGTTCACGTTCCAGCTGGCGATGCGCATGGGCGGGGCCGGTGGTGTGGCAAGGCAATCGACCCCAGCTTCTCGTAGCGCCGCAGCACACCATTTGCAAAAAGGGCCCGCCT
Coding sequences:
- the xth gene encoding exodeoxyribonuclease III, which gives rise to MRIASWNVNSVRTRLDQVLTWLKQAQPDVLCLQETKVADELFPHAAFEELGYSCAISGQKAYNGVALISRLPIEDEQIGFTALLPNDPEASALSDQKRVISALIDGVRVLNLYVPNGSSLSSEKYPYKLQWLGCLKRYLERQEAQADPLCMVGDFNIGLEACDLHDPERLTGGIMASAPERQALQAALAGRLTDAFRVFEPSSGHWSWWDYRSGAWDRDQGWRIDHIYLSEDLLSCATGCVIDKAPRGNTQPSDHAPVVVNLIWPPEENEQDDWG